From the Pseudomonadota bacterium genome, one window contains:
- a CDS encoding cysteine-rich CWC family protein, translating into MSSVQDRLVADTERQTHCPVCSRANACGVAQDGEGSSCWCMATQVSKELVDWLRAQGVDERCLCAECAAGDVPSPCVGMCRLDEAKASCVGCGRLVSEITGWRSRSAVEKAAVLLRLQGSPVAER; encoded by the coding sequence ATGAGCAGCGTACAAGATCGTTTGGTGGCAGACACTGAGCGTCAAACGCACTGTCCGGTGTGCTCTCGGGCGAATGCCTGCGGCGTCGCGCAAGACGGTGAGGGCAGCTCCTGCTGGTGCATGGCCACGCAGGTGTCCAAGGAACTGGTCGACTGGCTGCGTGCCCAAGGGGTGGACGAGCGTTGCCTCTGCGCGGAGTGCGCCGCCGGGGATGTGCCGTCACCTTGTGTCGGCATGTGTCGCTTGGACGAGGCCAAGGCCAGCTGCGTTGGCTGCGGCCGTCTCGTCAGCGAGATCACGGGTTGGCGGTCGCGCAGCGCGGTGGAGAAGGCGGCGGTGCTGCTGCGCCTGCAAGGCAGTCCGGTCGCGGAGCGCTGA
- a CDS encoding energy transducer TonB: MLALTITSVSSAQSPEPTEVPAYLFKGAVPIERAPPDYPMNALFHEKEGWVNVNFIIDKTGKPTDIVITDSAGAKSFRRAAISAVEGWRFEPATLNGEPVLQCRNDHRVSFRLNPPSTAASPNFVARYRRASRVLEKGDIERARKFVRELREYGTNNFYETGAYWNLRLRLAAKEQDFSMMRHAAGRVVAHDQGQVPADSTRQAAIIRYKLLVQDNFFGEAKNLRARFADLGVDDDDPSLAPYHARLAAAEEEIPAYGTKGRINHEVWSIVLVKPSFYLEDVSGDIRDIEIRCAHHRESAAQGQASDESVARRLLFEDKAWLVPERWGGECHVMVYGDPGTEFTMVQQSVANTR, translated from the coding sequence GTGCTGGCGCTGACCATCACGTCAGTATCCTCAGCGCAGAGCCCTGAGCCGACCGAGGTGCCCGCGTATCTCTTCAAGGGGGCCGTGCCCATCGAACGGGCGCCTCCTGACTACCCGATGAACGCGCTGTTCCATGAAAAAGAGGGCTGGGTCAATGTCAATTTCATCATCGACAAGACGGGTAAGCCAACGGACATCGTGATCACGGACTCCGCCGGGGCCAAGTCCTTCCGCCGCGCCGCGATCAGCGCGGTGGAGGGTTGGCGCTTCGAGCCCGCCACGTTGAACGGTGAACCTGTTCTCCAGTGCCGCAACGACCACAGGGTCTCGTTCAGGCTCAATCCCCCGTCGACCGCGGCTTCGCCCAATTTCGTCGCGCGCTACAGGCGCGCCTCGCGCGTCCTCGAGAAGGGCGATATCGAGCGCGCGCGCAAGTTTGTGCGTGAGCTCCGGGAATACGGCACGAACAACTTCTACGAGACCGGTGCCTACTGGAACCTGCGACTTCGACTCGCCGCGAAAGAGCAGGACTTCTCCATGATGCGCCACGCGGCGGGCCGCGTGGTAGCGCACGACCAAGGCCAAGTGCCTGCGGATTCCACGCGTCAGGCGGCCATCATTCGCTACAAGCTTCTCGTACAGGACAACTTCTTTGGCGAGGCGAAGAACCTCCGGGCACGCTTCGCGGACCTAGGCGTAGATGACGACGACCCCAGTCTGGCGCCCTATCACGCGCGCTTGGCTGCGGCAGAAGAGGAGATCCCAGCGTACGGGACCAAGGGGCGCATCAACCATGAAGTTTGGTCGATCGTCCTGGTCAAACCTTCGTTTTACCTGGAGGATGTGAGCGGCGATATCCGCGATATCGAGATCCGTTGCGCCCACCACCGCGAGTCTGCGGCCCAAGGGCAAGCGAGCGACGAGAGCGTGGCGCGCCGCCTGCTGTTTGAAGACAAGGCCTGGTTGGTCCCCGAGCGTTGGGGTGGGGAGTGCCACGTGATGGTGTACGGCGACCCAGGGACGGAGTTCACGATGGTGCAGCAGTCGGTGGCGAACACCCGCTAA